The genomic region GGCCCGCCAGTCCGTCATCGGGATCACCTGGCCGGTGTACAGCGGGTAGAAGTACAGGAAGTTCCAGACGATCACCAGCACCAGCACCCCGGCCGCCGCGCCGCCCACCAGGCGTCGCTCGTAGCTCGCGGTGGCGGGCCCGATCAGTGCTCCGACCAGAATGGTCACCGCCAGCACCAGGAACGGGACGAAGGCGACCGCGTAGAACAGGAAGATGGTCCGCTGCTGGTACTCGAACCAGGGCAGCAGCCCGGCGCCGAGACCGCAGAGCACCGCGCCGGCCCGCCAGTCGCGTCGCAGCCCCCAGCGGTAGAGGCAGTACGCCAGCGCCACCACGCCCGCCCACCAGAGCAGCGGGGTGCCGATCGCCAGCACCTCCGAGGCGCACTCGTTGGCGGTGCAGCCGCTCTGCCCGAACTTGGGGGACTCGTAGTAGAAGGAGACCGGCCGCCCGACCAGCAGCCAGCTCCACGGGTTGGACTGGTACATGTGCGGGCTGTGCAGGTTGACGTTGAAGTCGTACATCTGCCGGTGGTAGTGCCAGAGCGAGCGCAGCCCCTCCGGCACCCAGGTCATGTCCACCTGGAACGGCAGCTTCACCTTGCCGAGCAGCGGCAGCGAGACGGAGTCCGAGGACAGGCCGTGCCGGCCGACCGCCCAGTCACGGCCGTAGCCGCCCTTGCCGGGCATGTTGCTGCTGGCCAGCCAGCCGGACCAGGAGGAGATGTAGACGACCACCGAGGCCAGCACGATCGAGGCGAAGGCCGGCAGCCCGTCCCGGACCAGGGTGGACCAGACCGGCCGCCTGGCCCCGGCCAGTCGGCGCGCGCCGAGGTCCCAGAAGACGGTCAGCAGCCCGAAGAAGGCCGCCACGTACATCCCGCTCCACTTGGTCGAGCAGGCCAGCCCGACGCAGACCCCGGCCGCCAGCCGGTACGGCCGCAGGCCCAGGCGCATCCGGTGGGCCGTCACGGCGTCGGGCAGCTCGCCGAGCTTGTGGGCGATCCGGGCCCGGGTGTGGTCGCGGTCCAGCAGCAGGAAGCCGAAGGCGGCCAGGATCCAGAACATCACCATCAGGTCGAGCAGCGCGGTGCGGCTCATCACGAAGTGCAGGCCGTCCACCGAGAGCAGCAGCCCGGCCACGCAGCCCAGCAGGGTGGAGCGGAACAGCCGGCGGGCGATCCGGGCCAGCATCAGGATCGAGGCGGTGCCGAGCACGGCGACCATGAACCGCCAGCCGAGCGGGTGCATCCCGAAGAGCTGCTCGCCGAAGCCGATGATCCACTTGCCGACCGGCGGGTGCACGATGAACGCCGGGTCGGTCTTGTAGGGGATCACCTGCGGGTGGCCGAGGATCTGCGAGTTGGCGGTGTCGGCCCAGTTGGTCTCGTAGCCGCCCTGCCAGAGCGCGTAGGCGTCCTTGGCGTAGTACGTCTCGTCGAAGATGATCCCGCCGGGGCTGCCCAGGTGCCAGAACCGCAGCAGGCCGCCGAAGAGGGCGACGGCGAGCGGGCCCAGCCAGCCGGACCAGCGGCAGAGCCAGGACCAGAACGCGTCGTCCAAGCGGATGCCCGCGCGCAGCAGGACGGGGGAGGGCGCGACCAGGTCCGGGGTGGCCTTGGGCCCGTCCGGCATCGGCGGTACCAGTCGATCGGCGAGCGCGGCCCGCTCGGGCGCCCGGTAGCCGTGGGCGGCCAGTTGGCGCACCCAGGCGGCGCGCGCGGGCAGGCCGGGGCGACCGCTCGCGCGCGGCGCGGGTATGGCCGGGTCGCCGGGGTCGGTCCGGTCCGGTGGACCCGATTCCCCAAGGGTCTGCACAGTGGTCTCGACCACTGTCGTCTCAGCCGCCGTCTCGCCGTTCACCCGCACATCGTAGGGGCGAGCCCTGAATGCCGAACCCCCCGCCGGAAAGCTGCCCGGTTCGCCGGAAATCTCCTCGCCCGCGGCGACCTGACAGGATGTGCGGTGTGACTGGTGTACTCGTTCTCGCAGGGACCCCCATCGGCGACGTCGCGGACGCCCCGCCGCGGCTGCTC from Kitasatospora azatica KCTC 9699 harbors:
- a CDS encoding dolichyl-phosphate-mannose--protein mannosyltransferase produces the protein MPAPRASGRPGLPARAAWVRQLAAHGYRAPERAALADRLVPPMPDGPKATPDLVAPSPVLLRAGIRLDDAFWSWLCRWSGWLGPLAVALFGGLLRFWHLGSPGGIIFDETYYAKDAYALWQGGYETNWADTANSQILGHPQVIPYKTDPAFIVHPPVGKWIIGFGEQLFGMHPLGWRFMVAVLGTASILMLARIARRLFRSTLLGCVAGLLLSVDGLHFVMSRTALLDLMVMFWILAAFGFLLLDRDHTRARIAHKLGELPDAVTAHRMRLGLRPYRLAAGVCVGLACSTKWSGMYVAAFFGLLTVFWDLGARRLAGARRPVWSTLVRDGLPAFASIVLASVVVYISSWSGWLASSNMPGKGGYGRDWAVGRHGLSSDSVSLPLLGKVKLPFQVDMTWVPEGLRSLWHYHRQMYDFNVNLHSPHMYQSNPWSWLLVGRPVSFYYESPKFGQSGCTANECASEVLAIGTPLLWWAGVVALAYCLYRWGLRRDWRAGAVLCGLGAGLLPWFEYQQRTIFLFYAVAFVPFLVLAVTILVGALIGPATASYERRLVGGAAAGVLVLVIVWNFLYFYPLYTGQVIPMTDWRARMWFVSWI